The following are from one region of the Sandaracinus amylolyticus genome:
- a CDS encoding sigma-54-dependent transcriptional regulator has translation MSTSDGRVLVVDDDAAFRFAMRKALGRLGYRVDEAAGGHEGVRKLEAGDPPDAALLDLRMDDLDGLEVLRRCSRVPTKFVVLTGHGSVDAAVQAMKLGAFSFLEKPVDADILQPLLDQAIAEARRGRGAVDAGSAASDFAPPLVGTSAAMEEVRSFVARVGPTDETVALYGETGTGKEVVARHLHLRSPRKNGRFVALNAACVPRDLFESELFGHKKGAFTGATGDRLGLFREANGGTLFIDELGELPLESQAKLLRALEERKVRGIGEAREIPVDVRIVAATNRDLWSEVQAGRFREDLYFRLQVFPLRLPPLRERVEDVPELAVHLLERIGGAPRQLAADAIKALTSYEWPGNVRELLNVLRRASLFATGEVLDGELVRRMIAASVFAHPSATTTRASTPAVRVVAPSAPASSDEEMSLAELERTHIERTLARMGGNITKAATSLGIDRRTLQRKLRSYGIAAGDE, from the coding sequence GTGAGCACCAGCGACGGTCGCGTGCTGGTCGTCGACGACGACGCAGCGTTCCGCTTCGCGATGCGCAAGGCGCTCGGTCGCCTCGGCTATCGCGTCGACGAAGCAGCCGGTGGGCACGAGGGCGTGCGCAAGCTGGAGGCAGGCGATCCGCCCGATGCGGCGCTGCTCGATCTGCGGATGGACGATCTCGACGGGCTCGAGGTGCTGCGCCGCTGCTCGCGCGTGCCCACGAAGTTCGTCGTGCTCACCGGGCACGGCTCGGTCGACGCGGCCGTGCAGGCGATGAAGCTCGGCGCGTTCTCGTTCCTCGAGAAGCCCGTCGACGCCGACATCCTGCAGCCGCTGCTCGATCAGGCGATCGCCGAGGCGCGCCGTGGCCGTGGCGCGGTCGATGCGGGCAGCGCGGCGAGCGACTTCGCGCCGCCGCTCGTCGGGACCAGCGCGGCGATGGAGGAGGTGCGCTCGTTCGTCGCGCGGGTCGGACCGACCGACGAGACCGTCGCGCTCTACGGCGAGACCGGCACCGGCAAGGAGGTCGTCGCGCGCCACCTGCACCTGCGCTCGCCCCGCAAGAACGGGCGCTTCGTCGCGCTCAACGCGGCGTGCGTCCCGCGCGATCTCTTCGAGAGCGAGCTCTTCGGCCACAAGAAGGGCGCGTTCACCGGCGCGACGGGCGATCGCCTCGGGCTCTTCCGCGAGGCGAACGGCGGCACGCTCTTCATCGACGAGCTCGGCGAGCTCCCGCTCGAGTCGCAGGCGAAGCTCTTGCGCGCGCTCGAGGAGCGGAAGGTGCGCGGCATCGGCGAGGCACGCGAGATCCCGGTCGATGTGCGCATCGTCGCGGCGACGAATCGCGATCTGTGGAGCGAGGTCCAGGCGGGCCGCTTCCGCGAGGATCTCTACTTCCGCCTGCAGGTGTTCCCGCTCCGCCTTCCTCCGCTGCGCGAGCGCGTCGAGGACGTGCCCGAGCTCGCGGTGCACCTGCTCGAGCGCATCGGCGGCGCGCCGCGGCAGCTCGCGGCCGACGCGATCAAGGCGCTCACCAGCTACGAGTGGCCGGGCAACGTGCGCGAGCTGCTCAACGTGCTGCGCCGCGCGTCGCTCTTCGCGACCGGCGAGGTGCTCGACGGCGAGCTGGTCCGCCGGATGATCGCGGCGAGCGTGTTCGCGCATCCGAGCGCGACGACGACCCGCGCATCGACTCCCGCCGTGCGCGTGGTCGCGCCGAGCGCGCCGGCGTCGAGCGACGAGGAGATGAGCCTCGCCGAGCTCGAGCGCACGCACATCGAGCGGACGCTCGCGCGCATGGGCGGCAACATCACGAAGGCCGCGACGAGCCTCGGGATCGATCGCCGCACGCTGCAGCGGAAGCTGCGCAGCTACGGCATCGCGGCGGGAGACGAGTGA